From a region of the Triticum aestivum cultivar Chinese Spring chromosome 7D, IWGSC CS RefSeq v2.1, whole genome shotgun sequence genome:
- the LOC123171468 gene encoding uncharacterized protein, with protein sequence MAPNFGRSISFPLTPARSFSKSSRHLRSISLPGTTSSHPLLASLNAHIVTIRAWIQDTAAAGSSLPAGLANIHALHAALADLLLLPESRAALQCTTSKAADSLLDAFLLLADAHQGFQECLISLSHAAAESRAALRRGEATRLASAARSQRRAEKVLARLAASISAVSSKCARLNLVGEDAEMAGAIMQAAAASAAASAAVFSAAASMSYSASCCKKMAIFVPVFATRKAAAPETAEAAMERLHVLERCFDECDGACNRVFRSVVQTRVSLLNVMTPTI encoded by the coding sequence ATGGCTCCCAACTTCGGCCGTTCCATCTCCTTCCCTCTGACCCCGGCGAGGTCATTCTCAAAGTCATCCCGCCACCTCCGCTCCATCAGCCTCCCGGGCACCACCTCCTCACACCCACTCCTCGCCAGCCTCAACGCCCACATCGTCACCATCCGCGCCTGGATCCAGGACACCGCCGCAGCAGGCTCATCCCTCCCAGCCGGCCTCGCCAACATCCACGCGCTCCACGCCGCGctcgccgacctcctcctcctcccagagTCCAGGGCCGCGCTTCAGTGCACCACCAGCAAGGCCGCCGACAGCCTCCTAGACGCTTTCCTCCTCCTCGCCGACGCGCACCAGGGCTTCCAGGAGTGCCTCATTTCGCTCAGTCATGCGGCGGCCGAGTCCCGTGCTGCGCTCCGCAGGGGCGAAGCCACAAGGCTCGCGTCTGCCGCCAGGTCCCAGCGTCGGGCCGAGAAGGTCCTCGCTCGGCTCGCTGCGTCCATCTCCGCCGTCTCCTCCAAGTGCGCCCGCCTGAACCTCGTCGGCGAGGATGCAGAGATGGCCGGTGCGATCATGCAGGCAGCCGCTGCGAGCGCCGCGGCCTCCGCGGCCGTGTTCTCAGCTGCCGCATCAATGTCGTACTCGGCATCCTGTTGCAAGAAGATGGCCATATTTGTTCCCGTGTTCGCCACCAGGAAGGCCGCCGCGCCGGAGACGGCAGAGGCGGCCATGGAGAGACTGCATGTGCTAGAGCGGTGCTTCGATGAGTGCGATGGCGCCTGCAATAGGGTGTTCAGGAGCGTCGTGCAGACCAGGGTTTCACTTCTCAACGTCATGACGCCCACGATCTAG